A region of Carettochelys insculpta isolate YL-2023 chromosome 9, ASM3395843v1, whole genome shotgun sequence DNA encodes the following proteins:
- the BCL10 gene encoding B-cell lymphoma/leukemia 10 isoform X2, with protein MNHWPHLALERMRPYLCDKIIAERHFDYLRSKKILTREDTEEISCRPSNRKKTGKLLDYLAENPKGLDTLIESIRRERTQNFLLERITDVVLKVKNEKLEALKGLSCSSYMTSVYGGTNNLSRSYSDESNSYEKVKDKESTHYQPEERFSTAAFVSASSLRSMNLPVVDMGSAENTVSSTTLPGPGDPGAPPLPPELQSEQEEASASSSDNIFLPLRSRSLLPQ; from the exons GCTTTAGAAAGGATGCGTCCCTATTTGTGTGACAAAATTATAGCTGAAAGACATTTTGATTACCTGCGTTCCAAGAAAATACTTACTAGAGAGGACACTGAAGAAATATCTTGTCGACCCTCAAATAGAAAGAAAACTGGGAAGTTATTGGACTACTTAGCAGAAAATCCCAAGGGACTAGATACTTTGATTGAATCTATTAGACGAGAAAGAACCCAGAACTTCCTGTTAGAAAGGATAACAGATGTAGTGTTGAAAGTCAAAAATGAAAAACTTGAAGCTCTCAAAG GTCTGAGCTGCAGTAGCTATATGACTTCAGTGTATGGAGGAACAAATAATCTTTCAAGGTCATATTCTGATGAATCTAATTCCTACGAAAAAGTAAAAGACAAAGAATCTACCCATTATCAACCAGAAGAACGGTTTAGTACAGCTGCTTTTGTGTCTGCTTCATCTCTTCGTTCAATGAATTTACCAGTTGTGGACATGGGAAGTGCAGAAAACACAGTTTCCTCAACCACCCTTCCAGGACCTGGGGATCCTGGAGCACCGCCTCTTCCACCAGAACTTCAGTCTGAGCAAGAGGAAGCCAGTGCCAGTTCAAGTGACAATATTTTTCTGCCTTTAAGATCACGTTCTCTTCTACCACAATGA
- the BCL10 gene encoding B-cell lymphoma/leukemia 10 isoform X1 codes for MEGPGPGLAARPLTEDEMAEVKKEALERMRPYLCDKIIAERHFDYLRSKKILTREDTEEISCRPSNRKKTGKLLDYLAENPKGLDTLIESIRRERTQNFLLERITDVVLKVKNEKLEALKGLSCSSYMTSVYGGTNNLSRSYSDESNSYEKVKDKESTHYQPEERFSTAAFVSASSLRSMNLPVVDMGSAENTVSSTTLPGPGDPGAPPLPPELQSEQEEASASSSDNIFLPLRSRSLLPQ; via the exons GCTTTAGAAAGGATGCGTCCCTATTTGTGTGACAAAATTATAGCTGAAAGACATTTTGATTACCTGCGTTCCAAGAAAATACTTACTAGAGAGGACACTGAAGAAATATCTTGTCGACCCTCAAATAGAAAGAAAACTGGGAAGTTATTGGACTACTTAGCAGAAAATCCCAAGGGACTAGATACTTTGATTGAATCTATTAGACGAGAAAGAACCCAGAACTTCCTGTTAGAAAGGATAACAGATGTAGTGTTGAAAGTCAAAAATGAAAAACTTGAAGCTCTCAAAG GTCTGAGCTGCAGTAGCTATATGACTTCAGTGTATGGAGGAACAAATAATCTTTCAAGGTCATATTCTGATGAATCTAATTCCTACGAAAAAGTAAAAGACAAAGAATCTACCCATTATCAACCAGAAGAACGGTTTAGTACAGCTGCTTTTGTGTCTGCTTCATCTCTTCGTTCAATGAATTTACCAGTTGTGGACATGGGAAGTGCAGAAAACACAGTTTCCTCAACCACCCTTCCAGGACCTGGGGATCCTGGAGCACCGCCTCTTCCACCAGAACTTCAGTCTGAGCAAGAGGAAGCCAGTGCCAGTTCAAGTGACAATATTTTTCTGCCTTTAAGATCACGTTCTCTTCTACCACAATGA